The region TCTTTGCTGTCTAAACACACGACATCTGAAaaacaagtctgtttttttcacAGTGGGTTTCTAAAACTGGCTCTAACAGGCAACTGAACAGATGATTACACATGATGTTGacagtaaatgtgaaataatctgCGAcataaatttgtattttaaatgtagttGATATGTCAGATGGCCACACTTCTAGTTTGTGGTCACCATGAAGGCCAACATACTGTACATCCATAActgtctgctgtaaaatgttGGGTCCAGTCCTGTtaacatgacacacaaacatggttaCACACATCGagccagaaaacaaaatactgtCACATATTCTGAGTTCTGCTTTGTACATGaagctctttgtgtgttcaaactgtttgttgcttctgacacaaatacactcaGATTCACAGTCAGTGCTGATGAACAAACGATGCATGGAAACTGAAgtactgttgtgtttgtggtttcaaacttttcttcctctctcacttcCTATTTTCAGCCCCAGAAGGCTGAGCTCTTACTGctgctttatcatttaaaagatgaccacaacaagcaggagatgtacaaacagacacacacactttcttagTCATTTTGCATCTCGGCCATTTTTGCTCAGACCTTTTAGAGGTTTGCTGCTCTCTggtagctgctgtcagaggaggaggtgctCAGGAGGCTCTTTtactgagagcagcagtttgtactGAGATGTTAAGTTTCATTATCAACACACAGGTTTGGCCTTTCTGGGTGGAGGTTCCACATTCCCCCAGTTCTTACATGGGTTACTCTGgcttcttcccacagtccaaagatattTACATATCAGTTAATGTGTGACTATAAATTTCCCACAGAACTGTGTGAACATGAATTATTGACTGTCTTTATATGTCGGCCCTTGAATAGACTGGCAACTTGTTCAGAGTATCCTCGATGATAGAAATAGAAGAGTGTGTACACAATTGATTTGACTACGACAATGATCAGTGAAACAAGATTGTGTCCAACACCTGTAgacaaaatcaacacacaaaGCTTCATAGAGAGAAGAATGGATTTAAAACAACCAACCTAATTTTAGATGAAGGCCTTGCAGTGAATACTGTAATGTCATCAGTGATTTTTCTGCCAGTAACTTCTACGATGAcccacaaagtcacagaaaaacatatCACAGATAATTTTCTTTCAGCAAAAAATGCTGAGAAAAGAGGTAAGAATGAATGAACACCAGTGCAGTCAGGTGTTGTCAAAGCCATTAGACATTtaattatgaatatttatgcaCCATGATCAACggcattttacaaaaataatgtcataCAGTTCAGGAAAGATTTTTACAACATCTGAAGTTACACTGACACAAAATACAAAGCCAAAGAGAAATTAcctcaaaacaaattaaaacaaatcagctcTAAGCAATCACAAAGCTCTGACACCAGAGTAGATAGTCTCTTCTCGTTTCTCATTCCTTCTCTCCACTTTTCCAGCTTTCCTCCTGGTGAAGGTTGGAGCGGAGTAAGTAAGTCGGTCCTCATCTCTCTGAGAATATTGAAGAAGGTTATGAGattaatgacattaaaacaaatcatattCAGGAAGAATATATGACAATAATCTTACCTGCTGACTTTTCTGATCAGTGCTGACTgttgcagcatctgcagctgtatAGAGTGAAGACGAGAGATGGTTACACAACGGACAAATGGAAATCAAGTCAGGTTGTCTTCAGCAAAATACTCTTTGATATTTAAGAAACTTCTACTACCTTTGGAACAATcacaagttttcttcttcatataaaacaggaagacagtaacAATCAGAGCTGTAGCCAAAGTACCACATAACACCAACAGAAGTGTGTTGGTCCTCTGGAGATCCATCATGTTATCtgaaattatataataataataattataccAAAGAATTAAAGTTCATTATGATTTGATTggatgttaaaatataaataactctTGCATTAAATAGGATTTAAATTCTACATtctgaaattaaacacaaaaatatgcaatttgagcaattatataaaaatattccaCTTTTACCTTCAATCTCCAGTTTAgtcccatttccaaataaaatttctccacACGTGGCCACAGCGCAGTAATGAGtcccagcatcagaggagctgacgttcttggagaagaagtaatcacatttctgtgtggactcagactcaggactctttttacaatgatctctattgtttccatgagcgtaaatgaaactgggatgagcttcatctgatccagctctgaaccagtacacactgtgatctcctggacatgttttcttctcagagtcaaagaggaccgaacactgaagagtcactgagtctcctggacggactggatcagatggaggaagctgaaagttTTTGGTGATATCAGGTTCTGCTCCtgagaaatataataaaattatacatgAATTCAAAACTTCAATTAAATATTACTTAacataaaaaatctaaatctaaagcATAGATTCAAGAAATATGTTTCACCTTGATCAACTCCATTTGAAAAGTTCCTTGAGATGATTTCTAATTATATTTGAATCTGTGTACCgtattttatttaccttttatCCTCAGAAATGTTCCTGTTAAAAACTTCAGGTTAAGCTTTTCTGTATTTATACAGTAGTACAGTCCAGTGTCACTTTGCTGTATTTTGTTAATATGCAGCAGGTAAATTCCaggttcttgttttgttgtaaagTGAGGAGTCTTATTAACATGGTTAtgatcatgaaatgaaaatgttcctccCAAGACTTCAGGTAAGTTTCCAGCAACAAGTCGGATCCAAAATAAGGTTGCAGAGTA is a window of Echeneis naucrates chromosome 10, fEcheNa1.1, whole genome shotgun sequence DNA encoding:
- the LOC115049645 gene encoding uncharacterized protein LOC115049645 encodes the protein MTFETKTVGVGEDVNLTCPRQKSDYSATLFWIRLVAGNLPEVLGGTFSFHDHNHVNKTPHFTTKQEPGIYLLHINKIQQSDTGLYYCINTEKLNLKFLTGTFLRIKGAEPDITKNFQLPPSDPVRPGDSVTLQCSVLFDSEKKTCPGDHSVYWFRAGSDEAHPSFIYAHGNNRDHCKKSPESESTQKCDYFFSKNVSSSDAGTHYCAVATCGEILFGNGTKLEIEDNMMDLQRTNTLLLVLCGTLATALIVTVFLFYMKKKTCDCSKAADAATVSTDQKSQQRDEDRLTYSAPTFTRRKAGKVERRNEKREETIYSGVRAL